One Setaria italica strain Yugu1 chromosome II, Setaria_italica_v2.0, whole genome shotgun sequence DNA segment encodes these proteins:
- the LOC101773871 gene encoding putative FBD-associated F-box protein At1g78730 gives MTEVMYWMFRLWMGSTVAMASRGFLSTTLCSGLTRLRHVVWVTFASQIPFCLIFILTSLWSNDGCHHRQATIDRISDLPDELLHIVLLRLRSNGDAPRTSVLSYCWRHVWAKLPKIVLDYHDPPPQDVIPKLLNSVDDALAAYSSAAPAVIKRLEVALPGRSGTHIPAYRVSNWLRFTSQRKATRIELFLKHQWHLWFPLAASFSMLTDLVIHDTSVELDELESLVCSKQCLRLRNLQIVNVQSLSVDVFSVRSNSLVSLRFDAWIQNATFPFRLKVVAPRLEELRASCDVV, from the exons ATGACGGAGGTCATGTACTGGATGTTCAGGCTCTGGATGGGGTccacggtggccatggcctctCGAGGGTTCCTctcgactaccctctgctccggCTTGACTCG CCTGCGACATGTCGTCTGGGTGACGTTCGCGTCGCAGATTCCTTTCTGTCTGATCTTCATCCTCACCTCCTTGTGGAGTAACGATG GCTGCCACCACCGGCAAGCCACCATCGACCGCATCAGcgacctccccgacgagctcctccacatcgtcctcctccggctccgctCCAATGGTGACGCCCCGCGCACCAGCGTGCTCTCCTACTGCTGGCGCCACGTCTGGGCTAAGCTGCCCAAGATTGTCCTCGACTACCATGACCCACCGCCCCAAGACGTCATCCCCAAGCTCCTGAACTCCGTCGACGACGCCCTCGCCGCctactcctccgccgccccggccgtcaTCAAGCGCCTCGAGGTCGCCCTGCCCGGCAGGAGCGGCACCCACATCCCGGCCTACCGCGTCTCCAACTGGCTACGCTTCACCTCGCAGCGGAAG gcaacaaggaTCGAGCTCTTCCTCAAGCACCAATGGCACCTCTGGTTCCCACTAGCTGCCTCGTTCTCGATGCTGACCGACCTGGTGATACACGATACCAGCGTGGAACTTGACGAGCTGGAATCCCTTGTGTGCTCGAAGCAGTGCCTGCGCCTAAGGAACCTACAGATCGTTAATGTCCAGTCCCTGTCGGTTGACGTTTTCTCCGTACGCTCCAACTCGCTGGTCTCATTACGGTTTGACGCCTGGATCCAGAATGCTACCTTCCCGTTCCGGCTAAAGGTCGTTGCCCCAAGGCTAGAAGAACTGCGCGCGTCTTGCGATGTTGTTTAG
- the LOC101764536 gene encoding putative F-box/LRR-repeat protein At5g02930 — translation MADGEGDAGLRRLAPGEDSISALPDELIQAILACLPSTAAAARTSAVSRRLRRVWTGVPALSFQVEEQRPLRAYSSTADAVDAALGAYSASATLNRLTIDVVGASPPASRIDPWLRFASLRLAGELRLSMAGVPFKQTTLLMFMQPMIPMVSHMQQLELPACERATRIDLAGINFALNLPAAGAFTALRVLRINVAQLVRGDVGHLVSTQCPRLRELEMCDVATVTAGLSISSASLERLVLRRASLGMKGRIDVAAPRLYYLALDNCGNRSAAATITTTMLAELIWNHAYKPSHHSLEGADRQIYRLVATCGSNSAALFKRFDAVDELCLRLSMPSKEDEYKKFLQDLDKLPKTRVLEVKGVSTKRHLEPTMMHLLRKHSRLTNIKVDLFQANSKEIECPPVCSCIPPESWTTDDVVLDSLEEVEISSFTGAPEDIELLKLLFRCKIMIRRLTIHTMSGISLSYEMQKHIWGLARPHCINLEFETRQFWS, via the exons atgGCCGACGGAGAGGGAGACGCCGGCCTCCGGCGCCTCGCTCCCGGGGAGGACAGCATCAGCGCTCTCCCGGACGAGCTGATCCAGGCGATCCTCGCCTGCCtcccgtccaccgccgccgcggcgcgcacCAGCGCCGTCTCCCGGCGCTTGCGCCGCGTCTGGACCGGCGTCCCGGCGCTCTCCTTCCAAGTGGAGGAACAGAGGCCGCTGCGCGCCTATTCATccaccgccgacgccgtcgacgccgccctCGGTGCCTACTCCGCCTCCGCCACGCTGAACCGCCTCACCATCGACGTGGTCGGCGCATCGCCGCCCGCGTCCCGCATCGACCCGTGGCTGCGCTTCGCGTCGCTgcgcctcgccggcgagctTCGCCTCTCTATGGCAGGCGTCCCCTTCAAACAGACGACGCTCCTGATGTTCATGCAGCCGATGATCCCGATGGTCAGCCACATGCAGCAGCTCGAGCTGCCGGCCTGCGAGAGGGCGACGCGCATCGATCTCGCCGGGATCAACTTCGCGCTTAAcctgccggctgccggcgcTTTCACGGCGCTGCGCGTCCTGAGGATCAACGTGGCCCAACTGGTGCGAGGCGACGTCGGCCACCTCGTGTCCACGCAGTGCCCGCGCCTGCGTGAGCTTGAGATGTGCGACGTGGCCACCGTCACCGCCGGCCTCTCCATCAGCTCCGCGTCGCTCGAGAGGCTTGTGCTCAGACGTGCCAGCCTCGGGATGAAAGGACGGATCGATGTCGCCGCCCCGAGGCTGTACTACCTGGCTTTGGACAACTGCGGCAACAGGTCTGCCGCagccaccatcaccaccaccatgcTGGCCGAGCTGATTTGGAACCATGCCTACAAACCTAGCCACCATAGCCTTGAGGGGGCTGATCGCCAAATCTACAGGCTGGTAGCCACCTGCGGGTCCAACAGCGCAGCCCTGTTCAAACGGTTTGATGCCGTCGACGAGCTGTGCCTCCGTTTGTCCATGCCATCG AAGGAAGACGAATACAAGAAGTTCCTCCAAGATCTGGACAAGCTTCCCAAGACCAGGGTTTTAGAAGTGAAAGGGGTGTCAACAAAGCGACATTTGGAACCAACTATGATGCATCTCCTAAGGAAGCATAGCAGGCTAACAAATATTAAGGTCGACCTCTTCCAAGCAAACTCG AAGGAAATAGAGTGCCCACCTGTCTGTAGCTGTATTCCGCCGGAGAGCTGGACAACTGACGACGTCGTCCTGGATTCGCTCGAGGAGGTGGAGATCAGCAGCTTCACCGGAGCTCCGGAGGACATCGAGCTCCTTAAGCTGTTATTCAGGTGCAAGATCATGATTAGGAGGCTGACCATTCACACAATGTCAGGCATTTCTTTGAGCTACGAGATGCAGAAGCATATCTGGGGACTCGCACGCCCACACTGCATCAACCTCGAGTTTGAAACGAGGCAGTTCTGGAGTTAG
- the LOC101773454 gene encoding F-box/LRR-repeat protein At5g35995, whose translation MDCISGLPDELLHDILLRLNSTRAAGRTSVLSRRWRNVWATLPQLVFDGDGYGTGSDSAAPPAASFLDSVDGALRAYSAPTIDVLDISQPSGCPAFPARRVGSWLRFASRRMARTLSLDVPWSSSTPGNPRKAEVLVLPTIDGAQYIWLSLGKRWLRIRPAGVFVALTDLTIGGATMEGRVLEALVCSQCPRLRDLRLLQVTLAPESDISLRSDSLETLSFWVVFPNRHRLEIVAPKMEQLCVCQLYSSGARISAPKLAELVWEGYPDFFGSDIQFVDASRHLRVLEVSEISGSLMQRFDKVDELRLEDVNISRVR comes from the coding sequence ATGGACTGCATCAGCGGCCTCCCCGACGAGCTCCTCCACgacatcctcctccgcctcaaCTCCACTCGAGCCGCCGGGCGCACCAGCGTCCTCTCCCGCCGCTGGCGCAACGTCTGGGCCACGCTGCCGCAGCTCGTCTTCGACGGCGACGGGTACGGGACCGGTTCCGacagcgccgcgccgccggcggcctcgttCCTGGATTCCGTCGACGGCGCCCTCCGCGCCTACTCCGCGCCGACCATCGACGTGCTCGACATCTCCCAGCCCTCCGGCTGCCCCGCCTTCCCGGCCCGCCGCGTGGGATCATGGCTCCGCTTCGCCTCGCGGCGCATGGCCCGCACGCTTAGTCTCGACGTGCCCTGGTCATCAAGCACGCCGGGAAATCCTCGAAAGGCGGAGGTGCTCGTGCTCCCCACCATTGATGGAGCGCAATATATCTGGCTCTCCCTCGGGAAAAGATGGctccggatccggccggccggcgtgttCGTGGCCCTGACAGACCTGACGATAGGCGGCGCCACCATGGAAGGCCGCGTGCTGGAAGCCCTCGTGTGCTCGCAGTGCCCGCGCCTGCGCGACCTGAGGCTTCTTCAAGTCACGTTGGCTCCCGAGTCTGACATCTCCCTGCGCTCCGACTCGCTCGAAACCCTGAGTTTCTGGGTCGTTTTCCCCAACCGCCACCGGCTAGAGATCGTTGCCCCCAAGATGGAGCAACTGTGTGTGTGTCAGCTTTACTCCTCTGGGGCTCGTATCTCTGCCCCGAAGCTTGCCGAGCTAGTTTGGGAGGGCTATCCTGACTTCTTTGGCTCTGACATCCAGTTTGTTGATGCTAGCCGTCACCTCCGGGTGCTTGAGGTCAGCGAGATCTCAGGGTCCCTGATGCAGCGATTCGATAAAGTTGACGAGCTGAGACTAGAGGATGTCAACATTTCAAGGGTGCGTTAG
- the LOC101773047 gene encoding putative FBD-associated F-box protein At5g56690 — MDCISGLPDELLHDILLRLDSARAAARTSVLSRRWRYVWAHLPELVSDGNGTDSDSAAPPASFLDSVDGALRAYSAPAIEALDISVPGPRCPAIPARRVGSWLRFASRRRGSARSVSTCPGYTCWKLVGRRRWRLGFRPAGVFMALTDLEIRGATMEGRVLEALVCSQCPRLIDLNLVVTLAAKSDVSLRYDSLEALCFNVENTRRVEIVAPRMEELSVPYSDAVEARISAPKLAELAWDGSDCDPRLHQFADAIRHLRVLEVSKISAFLMQQLDEKLTS, encoded by the exons ATGGACTGCATCAGCGGCCTCCCCGACGAGCTCCTCCACgacatcctcctccgcctcgactccgcccgcgccgccgcgcgcaccagCGTCCTCTCCCGCCGCTGGCGCTACGTCTGGGCACACCTCCCCGAGCTCGTCTCCGACGGGAACGGCACCGATTCCGacagcgccgcgccgccggcctcgttCCTGGACTCCGTCGACGGCGCCCTCCGCGCCTACTCCGCGCCGGCCATCGAGGCACTCGATATCTCCGTGCCCGGTCCCCGCTGCCCCGCCATCCCGGCCCGCCGCGTGGGATCATGGCTGCGCTTCGCCTCGCGCCGCCGGGGGTCCGCACGCTCTGTCTCGACGTGCCCTGGCTACACATGCTGGAAGCTCGTCGGAAGGAGAAG GTGGCGGCTCGggttccggccggccggcgtgttCATGGCCCTGACGGACCTGGAGATACGCGGGGCTACCATGGAAGGCCGCGTGCTGGAAGCCCTCGTGTGCTCGCAGTGCCCTCGCCTGATCGACCTCAACCTTGTCGTCACGTTGGCTGCCAAGTCTGACGTCTCCCTGCGCTACGACTCGCTCGAAGCCCTGTGTTTCAACGTGGAAAACACACGCCGGGTGGAGATCGTTGCCCCCAGGATGGAGGAACTGTCTGTGCCTTACTCGGACGCCGTTGAGGCTCGTATCTCTGCCCCGAAGCTTGCCGAACTAGCTTGGGACGGCAGCGACTGTGATCCTCGCCTCCACCAGTTTGCTGATGCTATTCGTCACCTCAGGGTGCTTGAGGTCAGCAAGATCTCAGCGTTCCTGATGCAGCAACTCGATGAAAAGTTGACGAGTTGA
- the LOC101764949 gene encoding LOW QUALITY PROTEIN: uncharacterized protein LOC101764949 (The sequence of the model RefSeq protein was modified relative to this genomic sequence to represent the inferred CDS: deleted 1 base in 1 codon), protein MAHAATTAAALFFFFFLLHAAVRADAAATLSQGQSLGANDRLVSPGGTFALAFFTPTEGDPSRRYLGVMYARAKEQTVPWVANRDAPVSASSAYSAAVTASGELRVMEGDRVAWSTNTSSPLGNVTLAIADNGNIQLTAGRRRRGQPELVWQSFDQPADTFLPGMKITLDRRNGAVVSRTLFTSWRSASDPGTGDFTLGQDPLGSAQLYIWRRSPQGGGGAGGEENTTYWRSGQWANTNFVGVPWRSLYVYGFKLNGDPSQRDGVMSYVFNTYNTSEYRFMLHPNGTETCYMLLDTGEWETVWSQPTIPCHAYNTCGANAECAAGNNGRPVCTCLKGFEPRDPAAYGGGNWAQGCVRSAPLTCETNVSGGGGVGFADLPGVKLPNFATWVTTVGDENACRQTCLANCSCGAYSYSIGTSCLTWGQELLDIYQFPDGEGYHLHVKVPASILDTGSKTRRWTTVVIAVIVVVAVLAGCGLLLWKCRRRIKEKLGIVGSRGKPRLPSLLPVRESRQDFSGPKQPEQEEAEGGKKCELPLFPLEVVAAATGDFSADNKLGEGGFGHVYKGKLPGGEEVAVKRLSRSSGQGQEEFKNEVILIAKLQHRNLVKLLGCCIQGEEKILVYEYMPNKSLDAFLFDPARRGLLDWKTRFHIIEGIARGLLYLHRDSRLRVVHRDLKASNILLDRDMNPKISDFGMARIFGGDQNQVNTNRVVGTLGYMSPEYAMEGLFSVRSDVYSFGILILEIVSGQKNSSFHHMEGSINIVGYAWQLWSAGKGEELVDPAVRAAAGAATAEALRCVHMALLCVQDHACDRPDVPYVVMALGSDSCVLPTPKPPTFTLQCTSSDRDGLFGGGHADESYSACDLTVTMLQGSFAQHHGAGIVQLDQAKNQKPAGSSTRAATQAWINDIAGRLTVTVLTEYIGLWHQLQQVQLTASVEDSVSWKWDISHSYSAKSACKFYNTAIEFAAAEPIWKAWAPLKLVIVGGTGELGSECVALFRPVPNRAMVAGVRPPLAQLLLLPLLVTFFSSPASAADTIAANSSLADGETLVSAGGVFELGFFTPASSTARFLGIWYMGIAPQTIVWVANRDAPITGATASLAINATGSLVIADSSGRVFWSSAPSNTSGTGAPVAQLLDSGNFVLRDGGGAVLWQSFDHPSDTLLPGMKLGWDLTTGLDRHLTTWRSPGDPSQGDYTFGIDIRGVPEGFIRYNGTAPVYRNGPWNGLQFSGEPEMEPNNSNFRFEFVANASDVYYTFVVDGAAGVVSRFVLNQSSVQRYVWPPGGHAWSLYWSLPRDQCDHYAQCGAFGVCDTASGSPACGCVHGFTPASPRDWQLRDSSAGCRRVTPLNCTGDGFLQLRGVKLPDTTNAMEDKSITVDQCRQMCLANCSCLAYAASSIKGGDSGCIIWSSLLIDIRHFPSGGEDLYIRLAASDLPSNGGGPSKTNIVVAVFVSLAAFLLFGLGGFFFWNKFFRNKGTSQSTQRFNSFDSSIPLTPVQDRKLEDESGQNKDLNVTLFDMATIAFSTDNFATWTKLGEGGFGAVYKGELEGGQTVAVKRLSKFSTQGLGEFKNEVMLIAKLQHVNLVRLLGCCIHGEERILVYEYMENRSLDNFIFDKGRSAQLDWSKRFDIILGIARGLLYLHQDSRYKVIHRDLKAGNILLDRDMNPKISDFGVARIFGDDTDSHTRKVVGTYGYMSPEYAMDGVFSVKSDVFSFGVLVLEIVSGRKNRGIYSSGEQTSLLSHAWKLWREGNAVALLDETVAGAGEHRVSEVRRCVQVALLCVQERADDRPHMAAVFMALGNPGAVLPQPRHPGFCSDRGSTSTDGEWSSTCTVNDVTVTIVEGR, encoded by the exons ATGGCCCATGCCGCCACCACGGCAGCagcgctcttcttcttcttcttcctcctccacgccgccgtccgtgccgacgcggcggcgacgctgTCGCAGGGCCAGTCGTTGGGGGCCAACGACAGGCTCGTGTCGCCCGGCGGCACCTTCGCGCTGGCCTTCTTCACGCCGACCGAGGGCGACCCCTCGCGGCGGTACCTGGGCGTCATGTACGCGCGGGCCAAGGAGCAGACGGTGCCGTGGGTGGCCAACCGCGACGCGCCCGTGAGCGCGTCCTCGGCGTACTCGGCGGCCGTCACGGCGTCGGGCGAGCTGCGGGTCATGGAAGGCGACCGCGTCGCCTGGAGCACCAACACGTCCTCGCCGCTGGGGAACGTCACCCTCGCCATCGCCGATAACGGGAACATCCAGCTGaccgccgggcggcggcgacgg gggcagCCGGAGCTGGTCTGGCAGAGCTTCGACCAACCGGCGGACACATTCCTCCCCGGGATGAAGATCACCCTCGACCGCCGCAACGGGGCCGTCGTCAGCCGGACGCTGTTCACGTCGTGGCGGAGCGCCAGTGACCCCGGCACCGGCGACTTCACGCTCGGACAGGACCCACTCGGCTCCGCGCAGCTCTACATCTGGCGCCGGAGCCCccagggcggtggcggcgccggcggcgaggagaacACCACCTACTGGCGCTCCGGCCAGTGGGCCAACACCAACTTCGTCGGCGTGCCGTGGCGCTCCCTGTACGTCTACGGCTTCAAGCTCAACGGCGACCCGTCGCAGCGCGACGGAGTCATGTCCTACGTCTTCAACACCTACAACACCTCCGAGTACCGGTTCATGCTCCACCCCAACGGCACCGAGACGTGCTACATGCTCCTCGACACCGGCGAGTGGGAGACCGTCTGGTCGCAGCCGACGATCCCCTGCCACGCCTACAACACCTGCGGCGCCAACGCCGAGTGCGCCGCCGGCAACAATGGCCGGCCCGTCTGCACCTGCCTGAAGGGTTTCGAGCCGAGAGACCCGGCGGCGTACGGCGGCGGGAACTGGGCGCAGGGCTGCGTGAGGAGCGCCCCGCTGACCTGCGAGACCAacgtgagcggcggcggcggcgtcgggttCGCCGACCTCCCCGGCGTTAAGCTACCCAACTTCGCCACCTGGGTAACGACGGTGGGCGACGAGAACGCGTGCAGGCAGACGTGCCTGGCCAACTGCTCCTGCGGCGCCTACAGCTACAGCATCGGCACCAGCTGCCTGACATGGGGCCAAGAACTGCTGGACATCTACCAGTTCCCGGATGGAGAAGGCTACCATCTGCACGTCAAGGTCCCGGCATCCATATTAG ACACGGGCTCCAAAACGAGGCGATGGACAACAGTGGTCATTGCAGTTATCGTCGTTGTGGCTGTGTTAGCAGGATGCGGCCTTCTCCTGTGGAAATGCAGGAGAAGAATCAAAG AGAAACTTGGCATCGTTGGAAGTAGGGGGAAGCCAAGGCTCCCGTCGCTGCTCCCTGTTCGGGAATCAAGGCAGGATTTCTCAGGGCCGAAGCAGCCTGAGCAAGAGGAGGCAGAGGGCGGCAAGAAGTGCGAGCTGCCGCTGTTCCCCTTGGAGGTGGTAGCGGCGGCCACCGGCGACTTCAGTGCCGACAACAAGCTCGGGGAGGGAGGCTTCGGCCACGTCTACAAGGGAAAGCTCCCCGGCGGCGAAGAGGTCGCGGTGAAGAGGCTGTCCCGGAGCTCCGGCCAGGGCCAGGAGGAGTTCAAGAACGAGGTGATCCTGATCGCCAAGCTGCAGCACCGCAACCTTGTGAAGCTGCTGGGGTGCTGCATCCAGGGGGAGGAGAAGATCCTGGTGTACGAGTACATGCCCAACAAGAGCCTCGACGCCTTCCTATTCG ATCCGGCGAGGCGAGGTCTGCTGGACTGGAAGACGCGGTTCCACATCATCGAGGGCATCGCGCGGGGGCTCCTCTACCTGCACCGCGACTCGCGGCTCCGGGTGGTGCACCGGGACCTCAAGGCCAGCAACATCCTGCTGGACCGGGACATGAACCCCAAGATCTCCGACTTCGGCATGGCGCGGATCTTCGGCGGCGACCAGAACCAGGTGAACACGAACCGCGTGGTGGGCACACTGGGGTACATGTCGCCGGAGTACGCCATGGAGGGGCTCTTCTCGGTGCGGtccgacgtgtacagcttcggcatCCTCATCCTGGAGATCGTGTCGGGCCAGAAGAACAGCAGCTTCCACCACATGGAGGGATCCATCAACATCGTCGGGTACGCGTGGCAGCTGTGGAGCGCCGGCAAGGGGGAGGAGCTCGTCGACCCGGCggtccgggcggcggcgggggcggcgacggcggaggcgctGCGGTGCGTGCACATGGCGCTGCTGTGCGTGCAGGACCACGCGTGCGACCGGCCCGACGTGCCCTACGTGGTGATGGCGCTGGGAAGCGACAGCTGCGTGCTGCCGACGCCCAAGCCGCCGACGTTCACGCTGCAGTGCACGTCGTCGGACAGGGACGGGCTGTTCGGGGGCGGGCATGCCGACGAGTCCTACTCCGCCTGCGACCTCACCGTCACCATGCTGCAGGGGAG CTTCGCCCAGCATCATGGCGCCGGAATTGTGCAGCTTGATCAGGCCAAGAATCAAAAACCGGCGGGCAGTAGCACAAGGGCTGCAACACAAGCATGGATAAACGATATTGCTGGACGGTTAACAGTAACCGTGCTAACTGAATACATCGGTCTTTGGCATCAGTTACAGCAGGTTCAGTTAACGGCCAGCGTTGAAGACTCAGTCTCCTGGAAATGGGACATCTCCCATTCCTACTCTGCAAAATCGGCCTGCAAGTTCTACAACACCGCCATCGAGTTTGCTGCAGCTGAACCAATTTGGAAAGCTTGGGCACCATTGAAA CTCGTCATAGTTGGGGGGACGGGGGAATTGGGCAGTGAGTGCGTCGCGCTTTTCCGGCCTGTGCCGAACAGAGCCATGGTTGCGGGCGTGCGGCCGCCATTAGCTCAGCTGCTTTTGCTTCCCCTGCTCGTTACGTTCttctcctcccctgcctccgcGGCAGATACCATCGCTGCCAACTCCTCCCTAGCCGATGGCGAGACGCTTGTTTCGGCGGGCGGGGTCTTCGAGTTGGGCTTCTTCACCCCGgcgagctcgacggcgaggtTCTTGGGCATCTGGTACATGGGCATCGCTCCCCAGACCATCGTCTGGGTCGCTAACCGGGACGCGCCGATCACCGGCGCCACGGCTAGCCTTGCCATCAACGCCACCGGCAGCCTGGTGATCGCCGATAGCTCCGGGCGTGTATTCTGGTCATCGGCGCCGTCGAACACGAGCGGCACCGGCGCCCCCGTAGCGCAGCTGCTGGACAGCGGCAACTTCGTGCTccgggacggcggtggcgccgtcCTGTGGCAGAGCTTCGACCACCCGTCCGACACCCTGCTCCCTGGCATGAAGCTCGGGTGGGACCTGACCACCGGGCTCGACCGGCACCTGACGACGTGGCGGAGCCCCGGCGACCCGTCGCAGGGCGACTACACGTTCGGCATCGACATCCGCGGCGTGCCCGAGGGGTTCATACGGTACAACGGCACGGCGCCGGTGTACCGGAACGGGCCGTGGAACGGGCTGCAGTTCAGCGGCGAGCCGGAGATGGAGCCCAACAACAGCAACTTCCGGTTCGAGTTCGTCGCCAACGCCAGCGACGTGTACTACACGTTCGTGgtggacggcgccgccggcgttgTGTCGCGGTTCGTGCTGAACCAGTCCAGCGTGCAGCGCTACGTGTGGCCGCCGGGCGGCCACGCGTGGAGCCTCTACTGGTCGCTGCCGCGGGACCAGTGCGACCACTACGCGCAGTGCGGCGCCTTCGGCGTCTGCGACACCGCCAGCGGCTCGCCGGCGTGTGGCTGCGTGCACGGCTTcacgccggcgtcgccgcgggACTGGCAGCTCAGGGACAGCTCCGCCGGCTGCCGGCGCGTGACGCCGCTCAACTGCACCGGCGACGGGTTCCTGCAGCTGCGCGGCGTGAAGCTGCCGGACACGACGAACGCCATGGAGGACAAGAGCATCACCGTCGACCAGTGCAGGCAGATGTGCCTGGCCAACTGCTCCTGCTTGGCCTACGCCGCCTCAAGCATCAAGGGCGGCGACAGCGGCTGCATCATCTGGAGCTCGCTGCTGATAGACATCAGGCATTTCCCTTCCGGTGGCGAGGATCTGTACATTCGTCTTGCGGCGTCCGATCTGC CTTCCAATGGAGGCGGTCCCAGTAAGACCAACATAGTTGTCGCCGTTTTCGTAAGCTTAGCAGCCTTTCTCCTCTTCGGGCTCGGCGGATTCTTCTTCTGGAACAAGTTTTTCAGAAACAAAG GGACGTCTCAGAGCACGCAGAGGTTCAACTCGTTTGACTCCAGTATCCCACTTACTCCGGTCCAAGACAGGAAGCTGGAAGATGAATCCGGTCAGAACAAAGACCTGAACGTCACGCTCTTTGACATGGCGACCATAGCTTTCTCCACTGACAATTTTGCGACATGGACCAAGCTTGGAGAAGGCGGCTTTGGCGCTGTCTACAAG GGGGAGTTGGAAGGAGGGCAGACGGTGGCGGTGAAGCGGCTGTCCAAGTTCTCGACGCAGGGCTTGGGCGAGTTCAAGAACGAGGTCATGCTCATCGCCAAGCTGCAGCATGTGAACCTCGTCAGGCTCCTGGGCTGCTGCATCCACGGAGAGGAGAGGATCCTGGTGTACGAGTACATGGAGAACAGGAGTCTCGACAACTTCATCTTCG ACAAGGGTCGATCAGCGCAGCTGGACTGGTCGAAGCGGTTCGACATCATCCTGGGCATCGCCCGGGGGCTCCTGTACCTGCACCAGGACTCCCGGTACAAGGTGATCCACCGGGACCTCAAGGCCGGCAACATCCTCCTGGACAGGGACATGAACCCCAAGATCTCCGACTTCGGCGTGGCCAGGATCTTCGGCGACGACACCGACTCGCACACCAGGAAAGTCGTCGGGACATA CGGGTACATGTCGCCGGAGTACGCCATGGACGGCGTCTTCTCAGTGAAGTCCGACGTGTTCAGCTTCGGCGTGCTTGTCCTCGAGATCGTCAGCGGCCGAAAGAACCGGGGCATCTACAGCAGCGGCGAGCAGACGAGCCTCCTCAGCCAC GCGTGGAAGCTGTGGAGGGAGGGCAACGCGGTGGCGCTGCTGGACGAGacggtggccggcgccggcgagcacaGGGTATCGGAGGTGCGGCGGTGCGTGCAGGTGGCGCTGCTGTGCGTGCAGGAGCGGGCCGACGACCGGCCGCACATGGCGGCGGTGTTCATGGCGCTGGGCAACCCGGGCGCGGTGCTCCCGCAGCCGAGGCACCCGGGGTTCTGCAGCGACAggggctccacctccaccgaCGGCGAGTGGTCGTCAACCTGCACCGTCAACGACGTCACCGTCACCATCGTCGAAGGCCGGTGA